A region of the Corynebacterium renale genome:
GAGCACGGAGATGCCTACCGCGTAGCGCGAGTAGATGCGCGCAATGGCGGACGGGTCGTAGGAGGGGCGGATCATGCCCAAGGAGGGTGAGGCGGACTTGCATTCCATGATAAAGTGGCGCCCTTCCCTACCTGCGCGCCCGCGGCCCGCGTTCCCCGACACGGTGCGGAACTCTTCCGTACCCCGGAGCACGTCGTACAACGACCGCGTAGACCGCGGCAGCGCGTCAACGTCCACATCAGCCACCTGCGCTTGAATCTCAGGGAGGTGTGCTCTGCGTCCCGCGGTGATGTTTTCGAGGACTGTGGGGAGTTTATCCGGCATAGTTGGCCTCCTCGTGCTTGCGCAACCAGTCGTTGACTGTGCCGTTGTCGATGAGTTCGAGTGCGCGGTCTACGCCGGCACGCAAGGAATCGGCGGCGCCGGTGATGTAGAACATTGCGCCGGCGGAGGCGGCGATGGCTGCGCGGTGTGCTGGCTTGCCCTTGCCGGCGAACACGTTGTACAGGTGCTGCGCGTTTTCTTCGCCGTCTCCGCCGACGAGCTCGTCCAGCGAGTACGTCTCCAGGCCGAGATCGGAGGGCGTGATGGTGTATTCGTTAATCTCGCCATCGCGGCCGAGTTCCCAGACCTGGGTTGGCCCCCAGACGGCGATTTCGTCGGTTCCTGCGCCGTGGACGACCATGGCGCGGCCGCGTCCGAGGTCGCGGAATACTTCGGCGATCATGTGGCCGACTTCGGGGTTGGCTACGCCCATGATTTGGTATTCGGGGCGTCCTGGTGAGAGGACTGGGCCTAACGTGTTGAACAGTGTGGGGACCTTGAGCGCGCGGCGTACGGGTTGTACGTGGGAGACGGCTGGGTTGTATGCGGGTGCGAAGAGGAAGGTGAAGTTGGAGGCTTCGAATTGGCGTACGGCGCGTTCTGGGTCGAGGTCGAGTGGGATGTTCATGGCTTCGAGGACGTCCGCGGAGCCGGATTTGGAGGAGACGGAGCGGTTGCCGGATTTCACCATCTTGACTCCCCCGGCTGCGGCGACGAGGGATGCGCCGGTGGTGATGTTGATGGTGTTTTTGCCGTCGCCGCCGGTGCCTGCGGTGTCTAGGATTCCTTCGCCGGTGATGGCGAAGGGTCGGCCGGCTGCGATGAATGCTTGCGCAGCGCCTAGGAGGTCGGCGTAGGTTTCGCCGCGGGTCCTAATGGTCGCGAGCAGCGCCGCGATGTGGATGTCGTCGTAGTCGCCGACGGTCAGTGGCGTGAAGACCTCCTTGGCCTCCTCGACGGTCGGGTTCGGGTTATCCAGGAACTTAATCAGGTTGTCCAGTGTGTTCTGTGAAGTCATAATTCCTATCCTTTCATGTTTCACGTGAAACATCTTTAGTTTGCTTATCGACGATTCAGCGCCTCAAGGCACCGCTCCAAAATAATGGGGCCGGTCGGGCTGAGTACCGACTCCGGGTGGAACTGCAGCCCCAGCGCCGCATACCCGCCCGAACCGGGAATCGCAGCTGCTTGTACCACGTCCCCGATCTTCGAGTTTGACCACGCGAGCACCTCAAATTCCGTGGGTGGCTCTGTGCATCCCAACGAGTGGTATCGGGCGATCGGAACCCGCGTCCCCGGTACGCCTGGGTGTGCTGGGTCGCGGTCCACGGTCAACCCCTCGAAGATCCCGCACGATTGCCCTGCCACAGTCAGCGACATCTCCCCTTTAGTCCCGTGCACAGGTCCGCATGGTTCGACGGTCCCGCCGAAGTGGTCGAGCAGCGCCTGGAATCCCAGGCAGATTCCCAGCACGGGAATCCCCCGCTCCAAACTCTCCCGCACAACGTCCATGAGGTTGCCGGCCTCAGTCGGGTGCCCAGGCCCCGGTGAAAGCACCACTACGTCCGGAGAACCGCCCAAAGCCACGGATACATCAACCGTGTTGCGGTAGACGGTGCAGTCGTGTCCGGTCTGTGCGAGCGCGTCGACGAGGTTGTACACGAACGAGTCTTGGTTATCGATCAGCGTGATCTTCACTGTTAGCGCTCCACTTCTACGTCGTTGCCGTTG
Encoded here:
- the trpD gene encoding anthranilate phosphoribosyltransferase, which gives rise to MTSQNTLDNLIKFLDNPNPTVEEAKEVFTPLTVGDYDDIHIAALLATIRTRGETYADLLGAAQAFIAAGRPFAITGEGILDTAGTGGDGKNTINITTGASLVAAAGGVKMVKSGNRSVSSKSGSADVLEAMNIPLDLDPERAVRQFEASNFTFLFAPAYNPAVSHVQPVRRALKVPTLFNTLGPVLSPGRPEYQIMGVANPEVGHMIAEVFRDLGRGRAMVVHGAGTDEIAVWGPTQVWELGRDGEINEYTITPSDLGLETYSLDELVGGDGEENAQHLYNVFAGKGKPAHRAAIAASAGAMFYITGAADSLRAGVDRALELIDNGTVNDWLRKHEEANYAG
- a CDS encoding glutamine amidotransferase-related protein, translated to MKITLIDNQDSFVYNLVDALAQTGHDCTVYRNTVDVSVALGGSPDVVVLSPGPGHPTEAGNLMDVVRESLERGIPVLGICLGFQALLDHFGGTVEPCGPVHGTKGEMSLTVAGQSCGIFEGLTVDRDPAHPGVPGTRVPIARYHSLGCTEPPTEFEVLAWSNSKIGDVVQAAAIPGSGGYAALGLQFHPESVLSPTGPIILERCLEALNRR